Sequence from the Mycobacterium florentinum genome:
CCTCGCCCAGGATGACCGCGGGCTGGTCGCCCTTGGTTCTTGCCCACCAGTGCAGTGCGGAGCCGACTGTCGCGGCCATGTTCCTCCTCGATTCCCCGACGGGTCAGATCGTGGCCGCCGACCCGAACACGGTCGAGCTGACCAGTGGCGCCATCGGGCCGCCGATGAGTAGTGAAACATCAGCATCGGCAACAGGGTTGGGTGAACCCCCGCGGATCTGCCGCACCGCCTCGGCCACCAGCCCGATCCCGTGCACGAAACCCTCGGCGATGTTTCCGCCGGCGGTGTTGATCGGCAGGCGGCCGCGCTGGACAGTCAGGTTGTCGACCGTGAGGAACTCGCCGGCCGCCGGCCCCGGCGGGCACAGCCCGTGGTCGATCATCGACGCTACCGCGGGACCGGTGAAGTTCTCATACACCTGTGCCACGTCGACATCGGCCGCGCTGATTTGCGCCCCTTCCCACAGTCGGTTCACCAGTGCGGGATGGAATCCTGCACTGGTGTAGGGGTTTTCGTTCTCAACCGATTCCGTCCAGCCGGCGGTGGCGCCCTGCACGCCGGACAGTATGTAGGCCGGCGTCCCCCGGTAGTCACCGACGCGTTCGGCATTGACCACTAAAACAGCTGTGGCACCGTCATTTTCACGAGAGCAGTCGAAAAGTCGGAGCGGCTCGGAAATGAGCCGGGAGCCCTGGTAGCGGTTGTGATCGAGCGGCTGACCGTAGGCGACCGCCTTCGGATTGTTTTGCGCATGGTGATAACCGGCGAGTGCGACCGCCTCCAGGGTCGACGGCGGCACCCCATCGACCTCGAGCATCCGCTGGGTGCGCATCGCGCATACCTGGGCGGGGGCGATCATGCCATGGGCGGCATAGAGGTGCCCCATGTGTCCCTTGTTGTAGGCGCCGCGCCCGTCGGTGGCCTCCGATAGGCCGCGGTAGACCGCCACGCAGTTGGCCTGCCCGCTGTGTACCGCAGCGGCGGCGCAGTTGACCGCGGCCGCCACCGCACCGCCACCACCGCCCCACACCTGCGTCGACCAGCGCACCTCATGGACGCCGAGCGCTGCGCCGATGGCCAGCCCCTCACTGGAATCCCCTGCGTAGGAGACGAACCCGTCGACGGTGCGCGGGTCGGCGCCCGCGTCGTCGCACGCCCGCAGTATCGCCTGCAGCACCAGCTGCGCTGACGACAGTGGGCTGGTGCCGCGTTTGTAGTAATCGGTGGCTCCGACTCCCACCACCGCGGTCGAGGCGCGAAACGCGCTCATCGTGCCTCCACGTCCGAATCGGGGTCCAGGTGCCAGCGCACCAGGGGCCAGTACCGGTCGTCGGACGGTTGGTCGATGACGCCACGCACCGTCGCGCCGATGCGAGGCGTGCGCCCGTCGGCGTGGGCGAGCACGCCCAGGACCCGGCGGCCGCCGGCCGCGGGAAGTTCCACGAGCACCACGACATAGGGCAGATGGCCGGTGGCATCCTCGGTGAACGGCTGCCAGGTTCGCGTCCACGAGTAGATGGTCCCGACCGGCTCGACCGCCTCGAAGGCGGTATCGAAGCTGTGACATGCCGGGCAGATGGGGCGCGGCGACCAGATCCACGTCGAACACTGGGAACACCGCTGCAGCAACAGTTTTCCGGCACGCAGCCCCTCCCAGTGGGCCGTGTCGAGGCCGTCGTCGGACGGGCCGGTCACACCGACCCACGGCGGCGTATCGGGGATGTTGCGCACGCTGGCCACCCGCCAGCTGCCGTCGGTGAAATGCACCCAGCGGCTGCGCAGTTCGAACCATTGGTCGTCGAGCTTGGTGTAGCGGATGATGACGTCGTAGCTTCCAGACCCGGCTTCGCTGATCGAGCGCACCTGCGCTCCCTTGAGCCGGGTGGGCACATCGGCCGAGCTGATCAGTTGCCCGATGCGGTCGGGCAGAAAATCCGCCAATACTGTCTTATTGTCGCCCGCGGCAACGGCTTTGCCATGGGCCTCGGCGGCGCTTTCCAGGTCGGCCGGGATCGTGGCGCTCATGGCCGGCCACCGATTTGATAGCGAACGTCGGTGCGGTCGTGTTGAAACCCGGCCAGGCGGCAGGCATTGACGATCGTGGTGTCATCGGAGTCGACGTAGATGATCACGCCGGCCAGGTCGGCCTCGTGGACTATGGCCGCCGCGCCGTCGAGCAACCGGCGGCGTTGGGCAGCATCGGCGGCCGGCGGAGCGAACGCCGACGCTATGGTGGCGCAACGCCCGAATTCCTCGGACACCACGGCGCGCATGTCCAGCGCTGCCACCCCGACGATGCGCCCCGACTCGCGCAGCGCGTAGGCGTGGTCGCCGCCCGGGTTCGACGACGCCCAGCTCAGGTCGGCGAGCGCCCGGTCGTCGATGGGTTCGAGAACCGGTGCAGCGGTGGCATCCTCGATCGCATCGGCCGAGCGGATGAGCTTCCACACCCGCCGGGTGCGGGGAATCAAGAATCGGTCCGAAAGCCGGCCGGCCGCGGGATGATTGCCCTGTGCCCACGCGGTTACCGTGTGAGCACCGGTATCCAGCCAGCCGCCGGGACGTGTCGTGTCCAATCCGACCCTTTCCACCAGTAGTGTCATGATTCCGATCGAACGCAGGCTCGGCTCGACCACCGCGCTGGCATGCGCCGATCCGTCCGGAAAGCACTTCAGGCGAAGCAGCCCGGCGATTCGTTCGGGTTGGTCGGGCTCACCCATCGCGGTCGCATGCGGCAGCATCCAGATCAGGAGATGGCGCTGCGACGAATCGGATTGCGACATCGCACGATCGACGTCGGCAAAATCGATCCGGTTGTATTCGGGTTCGGCGTCGTAGTCGGCGGCACGCCCGAGGAGGTCCGATAGTTCGGCCGACTCCTCTGGGCTGAGACTATTTCGCCACTCGTACTTGATCATCGCGAGGTCACTGTGGAGTGTCGCCTTGGGCCAGCAGCTTTTTGGTCTCGCGACGGAATACCTGGTTGGCGGTCTCGTTGCGGCCCAACAGCATATCGCCGGCATCCGCGCTGGCCATGCCGCGCTGCGAATTGCGCAGCAACGGGAAATCCTCGTTGTGCAACACGGCCAACAGAATCTCCCAGTTCTTGTCCCACAGCCGGTTCCAATGTGCCTCGTCCATGCCCGAGTCTTCCTGCCTCGGAACCATCAGCCGTTGCTCCATGCGGGACTTGGCCGGATCACTCCGGTGGGGCCGGAAGGTCAGCAGCTGGAAGTGATCTGGTTGGCGCAACAGTGTGCTGTTGGGCAGCAGGAAGTGCGTCTCGGTGACATAGCGGTCCAGTTCGCGGTCGCCCGGGTCTTCTTCCAGCCAGCGGTCGATCGACTTACGCGGCGCGATGAATCGGCAGTGCCGGCCGAAATCCTCGAATGCCATCACGTTGGTGTGGATGATCTTGCCCGCCGTGTTGGGGTGCGCGTACTGAATGTGGTAGCCGTCGAGGAACGCGTCCTGCATGATCTTCCAGTTGGTCGGTTCGTCAAACCCCGCCGACCGGACGCACTGCAGCTTGTCCAGGTGGTACCCGGCCAAGATCGCATCCATTTCGGGGCCCAGCCAGGCCTCGACATCGATCTCGGCGTGCGCGTTGTCGACCACCCAGATGAAGCCGTGCCGCTCCTCGCACGGAATTTCCACCAAACCCTGCTTCTTGCGGTCGATCTCACCGAACGTGGCGTCTCGCGTGACCATCCGCAGCGAGCCATCGGGGTCGTAGGACCATCGATGGTAGGGGCAGGAGAAAAATCGGCAGCGGCCCTTCTCACTGTCCTCCAGCAGGGCACCCCGATGCCGGCACAAATTCACAAACGTCTTGACGCTGCCATCTTTCTGCCGCACCACGATGACGTTGTTGCGCGGCATTTGGACGGTCATGAAGTCGAACGGGCGCGCGATCTCGGACCCGTGGGCAATGATCGACGGGACACGGCCGAAGATGAGATCGCGCTCCTGTTGCGCGAGTACCGGATCCGTGAACTCACCCGCTGCAAAGCCAACGACTTCGTCGAACTTGTCGGTCGTTTCGTTCCGCAACAGTTCGAGTGCCCGACGGATCCGGTCCTGGCGGGGAAGCGATGTGGTCATGATACTCAGTTCTCTGGTGTGAAGTTCTCTGGTGTGAACGTGATGGGCATGCGAAGGCAGCCACGCACCTGAGTCGAGTGGTAGACCGGTGGGTCCGATTCCACCAGTTGGTAATCCGGGATGCGACGGTGCAGTTCCTCCAGGGCGATGGTCAACTCGATGCGGCCGAGGTGTGAACCAAGGCAGCGGTGCACCCCCGCACCGAACGATAAGTGCCGATTGGGGGAGCGGGTGATGTCGAATTCACCCGGAGAGCTGAAGGTACCCGGGTCGCGGTTCGCCGAACACAGCATCAGCAGCAACTGGTCACCCTCGGCGATGTTGACCCCACCGAGTTCGACGTCGCGGATCGCGCGGCGGCCGGCGGCGACGGCCGCTTCGATGCGCAGAATCTCCTCGACCGCTTTGGGAATTGTGGTCGGGTCGGCGATGATCAGGTCGCGTTGCGCGGGGTTGTCGACCAGATGCGCGATTGCCCAGGCCAGCGATCCCTGCACGGTGTGTAGGCCACCCATCAACAGCAGGTAGAACATCAAGATCAGTTCTTGATCTTGGAGTTTGCGGGTGCCGTCGGGTAATTCGACCTCGGTATTGATCAGGACGGACGTCGCGTCGCCACGTGGGTTGTTCCGCCGATCCTCGATCACCTTCTGGAAGTAGCCGGCCACGCTCAGACCCGCTTCGATGCGGGCCTGGTCGGACTCCTCCTGGGTACCGCCCGGCTTGCCGAACAACACGACATCGGTGGCCTCGGTGAACAGCCCCGCGTCTTCCAGCGGCCAGTCCATCAACGCCAGAAAGATTCTGGCCGGCAGCTCGTGGGCGAACTCGGAGACGAATTCGGCGCTGCCACGCGGCGCGAAGCCGTCGATCAACTCGTTGACCACCGCACGGATGTCGTCCGAAAGCTTCTTCATGCGTTGGGGACTGAACAGCGGCTGCAGCACGTGGCGGTACGCGGTGTGCTCCGGCGGGTCGAGTTCGAGTGGGATGAACTTGCCGAAATCCATCGGGGTAACGAGGTTGTTCGGGTAGCTGGAAAACGATTCATGGTCAGTCAGGACCTGATGGACTTCCTTGTACCCGGTCACCACCCAGTGCCCGCCGTAAGCCGGCGAGTACACAACGGGACCCTTGGCGGCCAGATCGGCGACCCGCTGCTGGAACACGTCCACCGGGACGGCCAGGCTGGGTTCGTAAACGTCGAAGTCGGTCATGAGGTTCGGCGGCACGCGATCCATTGCTGTCGTCATTCGTCTACGCTCCAATCCTTCTTTGGTGCCAGCTCAATTCGCGTTGGGAACGGGTTCGGGGTTGAGGTCTTCGGGGAACCACATTCCGACGCGGGCCAGGGTGCCACCGTCGGTGGCGCCAAGGGTGGCCCCGGAGATGTAGGCCGAGTCGTCGGAAACCAGGAACAGTGCGACCTTGGCGTTGTCGAGCAGTGACGGGGGCCGGGGCACCTTGAGCGGTATGGGTGAAACGGTGGGATTCCACGGGCCCGCGACCTCTTCGTAGGATTGGCCGACCACCGGCGCACCCGGGGGCATCAGGAAGTTGGGCGACATGCCGTGGGTGGGCGCGATGGCGTTGACGCGGATGCCGTAGCGGCCCAGATCCAAGCTCAACGCGCGTACCAGGCCGTTGACGCCCGCCTTGGTCGCGCAGTACAGGGCGATCTTTGGATAGGCGACCAACGACGCCGCCGAGGACGTTGCCAAGATGGTGCCGCCGCCATTGGCTTTCAGATGGGGAACCGCGGCCTGTGCCGTGTAGACGACGCCACTGAGATTGACGCCCAACACGTGCTGCCAATCGGCCTCGGTCATGTCCTCGAACTCGATGGGTTCTTCGGTACCGAGAGCCGCGGCGCCCCCGCGCGACACAATTCCCGCATTCGCCCAGGCGATGTCGAGCTTGCCGTAGTGATCGACGGCGGTGGCGACCGCGTTGGCGATCTGGTCCTTCCGCGCGACATCGGCGGTGATCGCGATGGCGTCTCCGCCCTGTTGCTCGACCAGCTTTGACGCCTGCTCGGCCCGATCGGCGTCGATGTCGACGATCGCGAC
This genomic interval carries:
- a CDS encoding Zn-ribbon domain-containing OB-fold protein; the protein is MSATIPADLESAAEAHGKAVAAGDNKTVLADFLPDRIGQLISSADVPTRLKGAQVRSISEAGSGSYDVIIRYTKLDDQWFELRSRWVHFTDGSWRVASVRNIPDTPPWVGVTGPSDDGLDTAHWEGLRAGKLLLQRCSQCSTWIWSPRPICPACHSFDTAFEAVEPVGTIYSWTRTWQPFTEDATGHLPYVVVLVELPAAGGRRVLGVLAHADGRTPRIGATVRGVIDQPSDDRYWPLVRWHLDPDSDVEAR
- a CDS encoding thiolase C-terminal domain-containing protein encodes the protein MSAFRASTAVVGVGATDYYKRGTSPLSSAQLVLQAILRACDDAGADPRTVDGFVSYAGDSSEGLAIGAALGVHEVRWSTQVWGGGGGAVAAAVNCAAAAVHSGQANCVAVYRGLSEATDGRGAYNKGHMGHLYAAHGMIAPAQVCAMRTQRMLEVDGVPPSTLEAVALAGYHHAQNNPKAVAYGQPLDHNRYQGSRLISEPLRLFDCSRENDGATAVLVVNAERVGDYRGTPAYILSGVQGATAGWTESVENENPYTSAGFHPALVNRLWEGAQISAADVDVAQVYENFTGPAVASMIDHGLCPPGPAAGEFLTVDNLTVQRGRLPINTAGGNIAEGFVHGIGLVAEAVRQIRGGSPNPVADADVSLLIGGPMAPLVSSTVFGSAATI
- a CDS encoding cytochrome P450 → MTTAMDRVPPNLMTDFDVYEPSLAVPVDVFQQRVADLAAKGPVVYSPAYGGHWVVTGYKEVHQVLTDHESFSSYPNNLVTPMDFGKFIPLELDPPEHTAYRHVLQPLFSPQRMKKLSDDIRAVVNELIDGFAPRGSAEFVSEFAHELPARIFLALMDWPLEDAGLFTEATDVVLFGKPGGTQEESDQARIEAGLSVAGYFQKVIEDRRNNPRGDATSVLINTEVELPDGTRKLQDQELILMFYLLLMGGLHTVQGSLAWAIAHLVDNPAQRDLIIADPTTIPKAVEEILRIEAAVAAGRRAIRDVELGGVNIAEGDQLLLMLCSANRDPGTFSSPGEFDITRSPNRHLSFGAGVHRCLGSHLGRIELTIALEELHRRIPDYQLVESDPPVYHSTQVRGCLRMPITFTPENFTPEN
- a CDS encoding aromatic ring-hydroxylating oxygenase subunit alpha, producing MTTSLPRQDRIRRALELLRNETTDKFDEVVGFAAGEFTDPVLAQQERDLIFGRVPSIIAHGSEIARPFDFMTVQMPRNNVIVVRQKDGSVKTFVNLCRHRGALLEDSEKGRCRFFSCPYHRWSYDPDGSLRMVTRDATFGEIDRKKQGLVEIPCEERHGFIWVVDNAHAEIDVEAWLGPEMDAILAGYHLDKLQCVRSAGFDEPTNWKIMQDAFLDGYHIQYAHPNTAGKIIHTNVMAFEDFGRHCRFIAPRKSIDRWLEEDPGDRELDRYVTETHFLLPNSTLLRQPDHFQLLTFRPHRSDPAKSRMEQRLMVPRQEDSGMDEAHWNRLWDKNWEILLAVLHNEDFPLLRNSQRGMASADAGDMLLGRNETANQVFRRETKKLLAQGDTPQ
- a CDS encoding SDR family NAD(P)-dependent oxidoreductase, which gives rise to MKLAGKVALITGAGSGLGRQAAQLFAAEGARVAIVDIDADRAEQASKLVEQQGGDAIAITADVARKDQIANAVATAVDHYGKLDIAWANAGIVSRGGAAALGTEEPIEFEDMTEADWQHVLGVNLSGVVYTAQAAVPHLKANGGGTILATSSAASLVAYPKIALYCATKAGVNGLVRALSLDLGRYGIRVNAIAPTHGMSPNFLMPPGAPVVGQSYEEVAGPWNPTVSPIPLKVPRPPSLLDNAKVALFLVSDDSAYISGATLGATDGGTLARVGMWFPEDLNPEPVPNAN